CCGCGATGCGATGGTGTGGTTGCGCGACCATGGCATGCAGCGCTCGGTGGTGGTGTTGGACAGCACCGTGGCGTTGATCCAGATCCTCCGCATCGCCAAGTCCACGGGCGTCTACTCCTACGAGCGCTACCTGGATGCGTTGAAGGAGCCGCAGTGGGAGCGCAAGGCGGTGGATTGGCTCGCCCACGGCATCGACCCGGACCTGCCGCCCCCTTCCCCCTCGCGGGAGGGTTGAGGTTGCGGCCCATGTCTTCGCCGGACATCGATCGCCTCGCGCCCACGCGCCGCCCGGACGAGCGGCCGGTGATGTACCAGAGCTGGCGCCACCTGCTCTTCCTGCACTGGTCGCTGCCCGTGGAACAGGTGGCCCCGCTGCTGCCCGAGGGCCTCACGCTCGACACCTTCGAGGGCCGGGCCTGGGTGGGGCTCGTGCCCTTCACCATGCGCGGGGTGCGGCCCCGGGGCCTGCCCGCGGTGGGCTTCCTGTCGGACTTCCACGAGACGAACGTGCGCACCTACGTGCACTTCCAGGGGCGCGACCCGGGCGTCTGGTTCTTCAGCCTCGAGGCCGCCAACGCCATCGCGGTCCGGCTGGCGAGGGCATGGTTCAAGCTGCCCTACCATTATGCGGGCATGGAGCTGACGGCGGCGCCCGGGGGGACTTCCTACGCCTACCGCTCCGAGCGCCGCTGGCCCCCGCCCACGCCCGCCACCTGCGCGGTGCGGTGCAGGCCGAAGGGGAGCGCGTCCACGTCCACGCCGGGCACGCTCCAGCACTTCCTCGTCGAGCGCTACTTCCTCTACTCCCAGGCTCGCGGCGAGCTCTACCGCGGGCAGGTGCACCACGCGCCCTACGAGGTGAGGGGCGCGGACGTGGAGGGCCTGGAGGAAACGCTCCTGGCGGCCGCGGGCCTGTCCCGCCCGTCCGAGGCGCCCCTGGCCCACTTCTCCGAGGGCGTGGACGTGGACGTGTTCCGCTTGCGGCGCGTGGTGCGCTGACGCGCGCTCAGCTTCCGCAGTCGGCGGAGCAGTAGGCGGGCAGGCCGCTCTTCTCCGTCTGCTCGCACACGCCGTTGCCGCAGGTGGCGATGTCCGATGGCTTCATCCTCGTGGAGACGGGCCGGTAGGTGATGCCGTTGTAGACGCAGGAGGTGTAGTAGCTCTGGCTGCTGTCGAGGGTGCAGTACTGCGAGCAGCTCCCCACGTACACCATGGGCGAGCACTGCGACGAGGAGGACGCGCCCGGCAGGCCGCACAGGCGGGGGCTGCTCTGCTGGGCCGCGAGCGACAGGCCGTCATTGCCGCCGAACACGCCGGTGCTCCCATCGAAGAGGTTGCCGAAGAAGCACGCCTCGCGCAGCGTGTGGCTGGTGAGCTCCTGCGAGGTGGTGGCGATCACATTGTTGGCTCCGTCCAGGCCCCGCAGGGAGACGGTGACGTGCAGGCCGTACTTGTTGGCGTGCGCCGCCAGGCACGCGGACACCACCTGGAGCTCCGCCGTCGTGGCCGCCAGCCCGCTGCTCCAACTGGGGGCCAGTCCCAACACGCCGGTCCACACATAGGTCGTCCCGGTGCTGGGGGCCGTGTACGTGCGCGTCGAGCCCGCCGGCACCGCGCACTCCACCAGGTACC
Above is a window of Cystobacter fuscus DNA encoding:
- a CDS encoding YqjF family protein, whose product is MSSPDIDRLAPTRRPDERPVMYQSWRHLLFLHWSLPVEQVAPLLPEGLTLDTFEGRAWVGLVPFTMRGVRPRGLPAVGFLSDFHETNVRTYVHFQGRDPGVWFFSLEAANAIAVRLARAWFKLPYHYAGMELTAAPGGTSYAYRSERRWPPPTPATCAVRCRPKGSASTSTPGTLQHFLVERYFLYSQARGELYRGQVHHAPYEVRGADVEGLEETLLAAAGLSRPSEAPLAHFSEGVDVDVFRLRRVVR